The stretch of DNA GCTCGGCTCGCTGATCAACGGGATCGCGGTGGTCACCTTCATCATCGCCCGCGAGGTGGAGTGGGGGCCGGCGGTGATCATGATCGTGGGGGCCATCCTGGGCGGCTACATCGGCGCGGCGGTGGCGCGCAAGATCGACCCGAAGGTCATACGCAGCTTTGTGATCGTGGTGGGGCTGGGGATCTCGGCCTACCTATTTGTGCGCGGCTAGCATGCCAAAGGCCGTGGCGTGCTGATGCGCCACGGCCTCTTTTCTGCACCCCGAAGCGCTAGCGCCCCTCGCCGCCCTGCGATCGGTCGGGCAGGGGCGTGGGTGTGGTGGCCGGAACCAGACAGGTGATCGAGCTAAGCAGCTCGTTCGAGCCACGGATGCGCAGATCCACGCGGTAGCTGCCCGGCAGCTCGCTGCCCATGGTCAGGCTCACGCTGAAGGTGCCATCGCGCCGCACGGTGCCGCCGCTCACCACACGTGAGCCAAAGTAGACTAGGAAGCCCGAGTTGGCAGGCCCCTCGCCGGTGATCGTCACCGTCTCGCCGGGCATGCACACCCGCGAGCCATCGCTGGGCGTGGGGGTGGCCAGCACCTCCTGGGTGGGCGTGGGCGAGAGCGGCTGGGGCGTGTAGAGCACGCGCGGTGTGGGCGTGGCAAAGCCACCCTGGAACGGCGTGGCGACCGGCGTGAGCGTGGTGGGCGTGGCGGTGATGCCAGCCCAGCTGGTGGCAGTGGTGACGGTGCTGGTGATGGCGCTGGTTGTCACCGTGGCGGTGGCCGCCACCGTGGTGGTCGCGCCAGGGTAGGCGTTCGTCGTGCTATTGGCCAGCGCCATCGCGGTCTGCGTCGGGCCGGGGTAGTCGGTAATATCGTTCTGAGGTGCGGCGCGCGACCCAGCGCTCGGCTGGAATAGCAGTACCGCGATCAGCAGAGTTCCAGAGCCAATAATGCTGATCGGCGTTAGGATTGATTGTCGCATCAGATCGTGCCTCAACGGTCTATAGCTTCGTTATTGTCGTATGCGAATGCACAGACTATACCATGCTTTCGCGATCTTTGTCATACCAGAACCGTAATACTTTCCTGACAATAATCGTAGAAAACAAGATTCCTTAGCCATATGCTAGAAGAAAAGCATGTGGCTAAGGAAAAGATGAGAGTACGATCTTCTACAAGCTAGCTGCCCAACTGCCTAGCGGATATGGCGCAGGGTATCCTCCGCCGCCGCCACGGTGGCCATCACCATCTCCTCGGTGTGCAGCACCGAGAGGAAGGCGGCCTCGAACTGCGAGGGGGCCAGATAGATGCCACGGTCGAGCATGCCGTGGAAGAAGGCGGCGTAGCGCGCGGTGTCGGCCCGCTTGGCGCTGGTGTAGTCGGTCACGGGCTGGTCGGCGAAGAACAGGCCCCACATGGAGCCAGCGTAGCCCGCCTGGAGCGGCACGCCCGCATCCTGCGCCACGCGCACTAGGCCGCTGGTCAGGCTCTGAGCCAGGCGGCCCAGCCGCTCGTACACGCCCGGCTGGCGGATGGCGCGCAGCGTGGTGATGCCCGCCGCCATGGCCAGCGGGTTGCCCGAGAGCGTGCCGGCCTGGTACATCGGCCCCGCCGGGGCGACCATCTGCATGATCTCGCGCCGCCCGCCGTAGGCCGCCGCAGGCAGGCCGCCGCCGATCACCTTGCCTAGGCAGGTCAGGTCGGGCCGTATGCCGAACAGGCCCTGCGCGCCGCCGTAGGCCACGCGGAAGCCGGTCATCACCTCATCCAGCATCAGCAGCGCGCCATACTGATCGGCCAGCTGGCGCAGGCCCTGGAGGAAGCCAGGCAGCGGCGGCACAAAGCCCATGTTGCCCACCACCGGCTCCACCGCGATCAGCGCCACCTGCCCAGGGTTCTGGCGCAGCAGATCCTCCACCGCGTTCAGGTCGTTGAACGGCGCGGTCAACGTGCTGGCCGTCACGCCTGCGGGCACGCCGGGGCTGTCGGGCAGGCCCAGCGTGGCCACGCCGCTGCCCGCCTGCACCAGCAGGCCGTCGTAGTGGCCGTGGTAGCACCCGGCAAACTTGATGATCTTCTCGCGGCCCGTGTAGGCGCGGGCCAGCCGGATGGCGCTCATGGTGGCCTCGGTGCCCGAGGACACGAAGCGCACCATCTCCACCGCAGGCATGGCATCTACGATCAGCTCGGCCAGCTCGCTCTCCAGTGCGGTGGGCGCGCCAAACGAGGTGCCGCGCACGGCCTGGCCGCTGATCGCCGCGATCACATCGGGGTGGGCGTGGCCCAGGATGAGCGGCCCCCACGAGAGCACGTAGTCGATGAAGCGGTTGCCATCCACGTCGTAGAGCAGCGCACCCTCGCCACGGTCAATAAAGCGCGGCACGCCGCCGACGCTGCGAAAGGCCCGCACGGGGCTATTCACGCCGCCGGGGATATACTGCTGCGCCTCCTCAAAGAGGCGCTCAGAATGCGATATTGAGCCCATCATCCCTCCACTTGAATCGTGCCTGCGCCTGATTGTCGGCGCGGCATCTTTTCCCCTAGCAGCATACCACTACTCGGCCAGCCAGCGGGCCGCATCCTTGGCAAAATAGGTGATGATCTGGTCGGCACCGGCGCGGCGGATGGCGATCAGGCTCTCAAGCGCGGCGCGGCGCTCGTCGATCCAGCCGTTCTGGGCGGCGGCCTTGATCATGGCAAACTCGCCGCTCACCTGGTAGGCGGCCAGCGGCAGCTGGTACTGCGCCCGCACCGCCTGGATGATGTCGAGGTAGGCCCCGGCGGGCTTCACCATCAGCATATCTGCACCCTCGGCCACATCCAGCGCCACCTCGCGCAGCGCCTCGCGGGCGTTCGCGGCGTCCATCTGGTAGGCGCGGCGGTCGCCAAACTGCGGCGTGCTCTCGGCGGCCTCGCGGAAGGGGCCGTAGAAGGCCGAGGCGAACTTGGCGGCGTAGGCCATGATCGGTGTGTCCTGCAGGCCTGCCGCATCCAGCCCGTGGCGGATGGCGGCGACCTGGCCATCCATCATGGCGCTGGGCGCGACAATGTCGGCCCCGGCCTCGGCGTAGGCCACGGCGGCACGGGCCAGCAGCTCCAGCGTGGGGTCGTTCAGCACGTCGCCCATGCCGGGGCGCGGGGCCAGCACGCCGCAGTGGCCGTGGTCGGTGTACTCGCACAGGCACACGTCGGCCACCACCACCATGTCGGGGGCCTGGCGCTTGATCGCGCGGATGGCGCTGGGCACCGGGCCGGCATCGTCCCACGCGCCACTGCCGAGGGCGTCCTTATGGGCTGGGATGCCAAACAGCAGCACGGCGGGGATGCCCAGCTCGGCCAGCTCGGCGATCTCGCGCTCCAGGCGATCGACCGAGAGCTGCGCGTGGCCGGGCATCGAGCTGATCGGGCGGGCGATGCCGCTGCCCTCGGCCACAAACAGCGGGGCGATCATATTATCGACGCTCAGCGTGGTCTCGCGCACCATGCGGCGCAGGGTCTCGGTGCGGCGCAGGCGGCGGGGGCGATTCTTGAGATGCATGGGGGCGCTCCTATACAAAAGGCGGCGCGGGTGCCGCCTGAGAATGCGATAGCTGTAGCAGCTCGGGCCTAGCGGCGCTGCGCGGCCCAGCCCAGCAGCGCGGCGGTGATGCCCGGCGAGGTGTACTCCTGGGCGGTGATGCCAGCGAGGCCAAGATCCGAGGCCGTGCGCGCCGTGGCCGGGCCGATAAAGATGAGGGCCAGCGGATTGAGCAGGGCGGGCAGGTCGGCAGGCGTCAGGCCCGCCTGGGCCAGGCCCTCGATCATATAGCGCACGGTGGAGGAGCTGGTGAAGGTAATCGCATCCACCTGGCCAGCCAGCAGCAGCGGGGCCAGCGTGGCCGCACCCTGGCCGGGCACGGTGCGGTAGGCCACCACCGCATCCACCAGCGCGCCCCTGGCCCGCAGGCCGTCGGCCAGCGTCTCGCGGGCGATGTCGGCGCAGGGCAGCAGCACGCGCTCCCCGGCCACTTCCCCGATCTCCTCCAGCAGGCCCTCGGCGATATGCCGACGGGGCACCAGCGCCACCCGCATGCCGCGCGCCGCCAGGACCTGGGCGGTGGCCGGGCCGACCGCCGCCAGCCGAACATCCGACAGCGCGCCCGCGCCCACACCCAGCGCAGCCAGCCTATGGGCAAGGGCGCTAGCAGCGTTGGGGCTGGTGAGCACCACCCAAGCGTAGCGCCGCACATCCGCCAGCACCGCATCGAGCGGCGCGGGGTCGAGCGGCGGCGCGAAGGCGATCATCGGGTGGAGCAGCGGGGTGGCCCCCAGCGCCGCCAGCTGGGCCGCCAGGCTCTCGCCCTGGCCCTCGGCGCGGGTGATCACCACCCGCAGCCCGGCCAGCGGACTAGACATTCACCAGCTCCTCGGGCTGCGCGGCGGGCTGGTAGGGGCAGAACGGGTCGGCGGCCAGCGGGTCGCCGGTGAGCGCGAAGGCCCGCGAGCGCGAGCCGCCGCAGATCGCGCGGTACTCGCATAGGCCGCACTTGCCCTTCAGCCTGTTGGGGTCGTGCAGATCGACAAACAGCGGCGAGCGGCGGTACACGTCGGCCAGCGTGTCGGTGCGCACGTTGCCCGCCGGAAGCGGCAGGAAGCCCGCCGGGCAGATCTCGCCGGTGTGCGAGACGAACATGATGCCGTGGCCATCGCGCACGCGCAGGCTGCGGTAGGCGTGCGAGCGCCGGATCTGCTCGGGGGTGAAGCCCTCCTCCTGCATGGCCTGGATGGCCACGCGGCGGAACGAGGGGGCCTCGGTGGTGGACATAGCGAAGGGCGCGGTGCGGCTGGTGCGGTCGACCCAGCGCATCAGCTCCTCGCCCTGCTCCGGCTCTAGCGCCTCCAGCACCTTGCCGCGCCCCACGCTGATCAGGAAAAACAGGCTCCATCGGCTGATGCCGATCTCGCACAGCAGGTCGTAGATCGCGGGCACGTCGCCCAGCGTCTCGGCGGCCACCAGCGTGTTGATCTGCACCGGCATGCCCAGCTCGTTGGCCCAGCGCGCCACATTCACCGTGCGCTCGAAGCAGCCGGGGATCATGCGGATCGCGTCGTGAAGCTCGGCGGTCGCGCCATCCAGGCTCAGGCCCAGCGCGTTGATGCCGATATCGTGCAGGTGCACCACCACATCGCGGGTGAGGCGCTCGCTGGCGGCGGGTGTGATCGAGACCGAGATCTCGTGGGCGTGGGCCTCGGCGATCAGCGCATCCAGGTCGGGGCGCTGCATGGGGTCGCCGCCGGTGAGGATCAGCTGGGGGCGTGGGTCGCCAAACGCGGCGATCTGGCGGATCAGCTCGCGGCCCTCGGCGGTGGTCAGCTGGCGCGGGTCGGCGTGGGCTTGGGCCTCGGCGCGGCAGTGGCGGCAGGCCAGCGGGCAGGCCGTGGTCATCTCCCAGTAGACATTCAGCGGGGTCTGGGCGTAGTCGCGCCGGGCGTGCTG from Chloroflexia bacterium SDU3-3 encodes:
- the hemL gene encoding glutamate-1-semialdehyde 2,1-aminomutase translates to MMGSISHSERLFEEAQQYIPGGVNSPVRAFRSVGGVPRFIDRGEGALLYDVDGNRFIDYVLSWGPLILGHAHPDVIAAISGQAVRGTSFGAPTALESELAELIVDAMPAVEMVRFVSSGTEATMSAIRLARAYTGREKIIKFAGCYHGHYDGLLVQAGSGVATLGLPDSPGVPAGVTASTLTAPFNDLNAVEDLLRQNPGQVALIAVEPVVGNMGFVPPLPGFLQGLRQLADQYGALLMLDEVMTGFRVAYGGAQGLFGIRPDLTCLGKVIGGGLPAAAYGGRREIMQMVAPAGPMYQAGTLSGNPLAMAAGITTLRAIRQPGVYERLGRLAQSLTSGLVRVAQDAGVPLQAGYAGSMWGLFFADQPVTDYTSAKRADTARYAAFFHGMLDRGIYLAPSQFEAAFLSVLHTEEMVMATVAAAEDTLRHIR
- the hemB gene encoding porphobilinogen synthase, producing MHLKNRPRRLRRTETLRRMVRETTLSVDNMIAPLFVAEGSGIARPISSMPGHAQLSVDRLEREIAELAELGIPAVLLFGIPAHKDALGSGAWDDAGPVPSAIRAIKRQAPDMVVVADVCLCEYTDHGHCGVLAPRPGMGDVLNDPTLELLARAAVAYAEAGADIVAPSAMMDGQVAAIRHGLDAAGLQDTPIMAYAAKFASAFYGPFREAAESTPQFGDRRAYQMDAANAREALREVALDVAEGADMLMVKPAGAYLDIIQAVRAQYQLPLAAYQVSGEFAMIKAAAQNGWIDERRAALESLIAIRRAGADQIITYFAKDAARWLAE
- a CDS encoding uroporphyrinogen-III synthase, whose translation is MSSPLAGLRVVITRAEGQGESLAAQLAALGATPLLHPMIAFAPPLDPAPLDAVLADVRRYAWVVLTSPNAASALAHRLAALGVGAGALSDVRLAAVGPATAQVLAARGMRVALVPRRHIAEGLLEEIGEVAGERVLLPCADIARETLADGLRARGALVDAVVAYRTVPGQGAATLAPLLLAGQVDAITFTSSSTVRYMIEGLAQAGLTPADLPALLNPLALIFIGPATARTASDLGLAGITAQEYTSPGITAALLGWAAQRR
- a CDS encoding TIGR04053 family radical SAM/SPASM domain-containing protein — its product is MRQHARRDYAQTPLNVYWEMTTACPLACRHCRAEAQAHADPRQLTTAEGRELIRQIAAFGDPRPQLILTGGDPMQRPDLDALIAEAHAHEISVSITPAASERLTRDVVVHLHDIGINALGLSLDGATAELHDAIRMIPGCFERTVNVARWANELGMPVQINTLVAAETLGDVPAIYDLLCEIGISRWSLFFLISVGRGKVLEALEPEQGEELMRWVDRTSRTAPFAMSTTEAPSFRRVAIQAMQEEGFTPEQIRRSHAYRSLRVRDGHGIMFVSHTGEICPAGFLPLPAGNVRTDTLADVYRRSPLFVDLHDPNRLKGKCGLCEYRAICGGSRSRAFALTGDPLAADPFCPYQPAAQPEELVNV